One Peromyscus maniculatus bairdii isolate BWxNUB_F1_BW_parent chromosome 14, HU_Pman_BW_mat_3.1, whole genome shotgun sequence genomic window carries:
- the LOC102914782 gene encoding serine protease inhibitor A3N-like produces MLAVGFSAPDRRAEKMALLVALVLLMAWFCPAVLCQPDGSLGRNTEVQEDQNNGTRVDSLTMAYINTDFAFSLYKELVLKNPDKNVIFSPLSISVALAILSLGASNNTLEEILEGLKFNLTESPEADIHPGFEHLLHVLSYPGDQVKISIGSNMFIKKHLDILAEFKEKAQMLYQAEASVTDFQQPHEAKKLINDYVSQQTQGKIKELISHLDESLLVVLVNYIYFKGKWEMPFDPCFAFESIFYLDEKRTVRVPMMNIKNLSTPYFRDEDLNCSVVELKYRGNASALFILPDLGKMQQVESSLQPETLKKWKDSLRSRMIDELYIPKFSISSEYSIEDILQQLGIREVFSTQANLSWITGAEDLRVSQVVHNVVLDVDETGTEAAAATRVRALGSALISNPMKMNFSSVFLMIVSDTNIQTPLFMAKVTNPKGN; encoded by the exons ATGCTGGCTGTTGGCTTCAGCGCTCCAG acaggagAGCAGAGAAGATGGCCCTCCTTGTAGCTCTTGTTCTTTTGATGGCCTGGTTCTGCCCTGCTGTTCTCTGCCAACCAGATGGCTCATTGGGAAGAAACACTGAAGTCCAGGAAGACCAAAATAATGGGACACGAGTGGACAGTCTAACAATGGCCTATATCAACACTGACTTTGCCTTCAGTCTTTACAAGGAGTTGGTTTTGAAGAATCCAGataaaaatgtcatattctcCCCACTCAGCATCTCAGTAGCTTTGGCCATCCTGTCCTTGGGAGCAAGCAACAACACCCTGGAAGAAATTCTAGAAGGTCTCAAGTTCAATCTAACAGAGAGTCCTGAGGCAGATATCCACCCGGGATTTGAGCACCTCCTCCACGTGCTTAGTTATCCGGGGGACCAGGTGAAGATCAGCATAGGCAGCAACATGTTTATTAAAAAGCATCTGGATATCCTGGCAGAGTTCAAGGAGAAGGCACAGATGCTCTACCAGGCTGAGGCCTCTGTGACGGACTTCCAACAGCCTCATGAGGCCAAAAAACTCATCAATGACTATGTAAGCCAACAGACCCAGGGGAAGATCAAGGAACTAATCTCACACCTGGATGAGAGTTTGTTAGTGGTGCTGGTGAATTACATCTACTTTAAAG GGAAATGGGAGATGCCCTTTGACCCTTGTTTTGCATTTGAATCTATCTTCTACTTGGACGAGAAGAGGACTGTGAGGGTGCCCATGATGAACATTAAGAACCTGAGCACACCCTACTTCCGGGATGAGGATCTGAACTGCTCTGTGGTGGAGCTGAAGTACAGAGGCAATGCCAGCGCCCTGTTCATCCTCCCTGACTTGGGCAAGATGCAGCAGGTGGAATCCAGTTTGCAACCAGAGACCCTGAAGAAGTGGAAGGACTCTCTGAGGTccag GATGATTGATGAGCTCTACATACCGAAGTTCTCCATCTCCAGTGAATACAGCATAGAGGACATCCTTCAACAGCTGGGTATCAGGGAAGTCTTCTCCACACAGGCTAACCTGTCTTGGATTACAGGGGCTGAGGACCTGAGAGTCTCTCAG GTGGTCCACAATGTTGTGCTGGATGTGGATGAGACAGGCACAGAAGCAGCTGCTGCCACAAGAGTCAGAGCTTTGGGATCAGCTCTAATTTCTAACCCTATGAAAATGAATTTCAGCAGTGTATTCCTGATGATTGTCTCTGACACAAACATTCAGACTCCACTCTTCATGGCCAAAGTCACAAATCCTAAGGGAAACTAG